A DNA window from Pirellulales bacterium contains the following coding sequences:
- a CDS encoding Gfo/Idh/MocA family oxidoreductase gives MNQPRAVCRRQFLARAAAAPLFVRATALGYGAPPPASGRVRMGLVGCGIHGGGWNLDQMFADPRQQVVAVCDVDANHAAAAAERVDRHYSTMLGRSYRCDVYRDFRDLVNRRDLDAVDVATPDHWHAAIAIMALRAGKHVICEKPLSLTVREGRLMADEAKRSGLAFQTAMESRSIDTHIRLAELVRGGFIGELKHVKVLLERGNAGRGNEEFTEQPPPPHLDYDMWQGQAPEAPYCPARVHNTYRWNLAYSGGRLTDWGAHLIDLAQWASGRQLSGPVAVEGTGVFPPRDAVWNTATDFDLHYRYADGLTMHVWGEVPGIKFEGTEGWIMFRGWRQPLRASDPKILDATIPPEKRLHRPRTIIPRTAETVGGEHLDFVDCILNGGEPYAPAEVGHRTATVAHLGNIAMRLGRPLAWDPQREEFPAEPEANILLERPQREPWSLARIDSWINVG, from the coding sequence ATGAATCAGCCTCGCGCCGTCTGCCGTCGTCAGTTTCTTGCCCGTGCCGCGGCCGCGCCGTTGTTCGTGCGGGCGACGGCGTTGGGTTACGGCGCGCCGCCGCCGGCCAGCGGGCGCGTGCGGATGGGCCTCGTCGGGTGCGGCATTCACGGCGGGGGGTGGAATCTCGACCAGATGTTCGCCGATCCCCGGCAACAGGTGGTCGCGGTTTGCGACGTCGACGCGAACCACGCCGCCGCCGCGGCCGAGCGCGTCGACCGCCACTACTCGACCATGCTCGGTCGGTCGTACCGCTGCGACGTCTACCGTGACTTTCGCGATCTGGTTAATCGTCGCGATCTCGACGCGGTCGACGTCGCCACGCCCGACCACTGGCACGCCGCGATCGCGATCATGGCCCTCCGCGCCGGCAAGCATGTCATCTGCGAAAAGCCGCTGTCTCTCACCGTACGCGAGGGGCGGCTTATGGCCGACGAGGCGAAGCGGAGCGGGCTGGCGTTCCAAACAGCCATGGAGAGCCGTTCTATCGACACCCATATTCGCTTGGCCGAGCTGGTTCGCGGCGGGTTCATCGGGGAGTTGAAGCACGTCAAGGTGCTGCTCGAGCGGGGGAACGCCGGCCGGGGGAACGAGGAGTTCACGGAGCAACCGCCGCCGCCCCATCTCGACTACGACATGTGGCAGGGGCAGGCCCCCGAGGCGCCGTACTGCCCGGCGCGGGTTCACAACACCTACCGATGGAATCTGGCGTATTCGGGGGGGCGGCTCACCGACTGGGGCGCTCACCTCATCGATCTCGCTCAGTGGGCGAGCGGTCGACAATTGTCCGGCCCGGTCGCCGTCGAGGGGACCGGCGTCTTTCCGCCGCGCGACGCGGTGTGGAACACGGCGACCGACTTCGACCTGCACTACCGCTACGCCGACGGCCTGACGATGCACGTCTGGGGGGAGGTCCCCGGGATCAAGTTCGAGGGGACCGAGGGCTGGATTATGTTTCGCGGCTGGCGGCAGCCGTTGCGGGCAAGCGATCCCAAGATTCTTGACGCGACGATCCCTCCGGAGAAGCGACTGCATCGGCCCCGGACAATTATTCCACGGACCGCTGAGACGGTCGGCGGCGAACACCTCGACTTCGTCGATTGCATTCTCAACGGAGGCGAACCCTACGCCCCCGCCGAAGTCGGGCACCGGACTGCGACCGTCGCCCACCTGGGCAACATCGCCATGCGGCTGGGACGGCCGCTGGCGTGGGACCCCCAGCGGGAGGAGTTCCCCGCCGAACCCGAGGCCAACATCTTGCTGGAGCGTCCACAGCGAGAGCCCTGGTCGTTGGCGCGTATCGATTCGTGGATCAACGTGGGGTGA